Proteins from a single region of Geothrix sp. PMB-07:
- a CDS encoding ABC transporter permease, whose product MTLRRFLTSLFRDPRTLVPALVLMALGVGGFAWMLALHRSVMTRSFAAPRPDRLVSLWNGMVSEPLQHGTPSPGDLQLMRQFPDVFSGVAAYYPGHAALGRELPAHVALDDVTGNYFDVLQVRPALGRSFTTADDAPGAAATVLLSHRAWGTHFGGDPSVVGRSLSLDGNPAEVIGVLPASFHTAHGTEVFRPFRWSVARSQSHQGNFLRVVARLQDGATLAQGQAAMDQVTARIKVLFAGEAPRDILDQIRYGLNPLVDDVLGQGLRVLRLLRWATLLVLLLAAYNAAALLLARSLGRRTEMAVRSALGADPAQLRRQLLAEGAVLGLLGAGAGLALAWFCLPPTSQALAWAFPELSWEGLSLDGAVVVASLALGPVLGALCALVGQPGASLSELLRSAGRQPGLAGPGRARRWLVSAQLLVGASLLLGAFSLQHSLGRLLSTDLGLDRAQVWTFRLQSRVKLDERTRLAQALAERLAALPGVVAAGASNGLPMSGFRSDLNLPAEDGRRVDPQARALTPGLVKALGLRLLRGRDVASTDTATSEKVVLVTRALALEAFHTDEVVGRRLVVDDEPRTVVGVLADVREFGPAQAPPPLFYLPMAQSGAVWHEDLCLAFRVAGPAPSPGQIQAVLKEAAPGLALANYQPMDALLQSQLGPQRMARAFMAAFAALALVLAAGGVFGIMAAAVAARRTEFGVRSALGATPLAILGQVLRETLKLALVASVTGWLLGLGLERLGRATLGALPEPPLYLGLFVVFALAVAALLAALLPALRAARIPPAEALRQD is encoded by the coding sequence ATGACACTGCGACGTTTCCTCACCTCCCTGTTCCGCGACCCGCGCACCCTGGTGCCCGCCTTGGTGTTGATGGCCCTGGGCGTGGGCGGCTTCGCGTGGATGCTGGCCCTGCACCGCAGCGTGATGACGCGCAGCTTCGCCGCGCCGAGGCCCGACCGTCTGGTGAGCCTCTGGAACGGCATGGTGTCCGAGCCCCTCCAGCACGGCACCCCCTCGCCCGGCGACCTGCAGCTCATGCGCCAGTTCCCCGATGTCTTCTCCGGTGTGGCGGCCTACTATCCCGGGCACGCCGCGCTGGGCCGGGAGCTTCCCGCCCACGTGGCCCTGGATGACGTGACGGGCAACTACTTCGATGTCCTTCAGGTGCGTCCGGCGCTGGGGCGCAGCTTCACCACCGCCGATGATGCGCCGGGTGCCGCGGCCACGGTGCTGCTCTCCCACCGGGCCTGGGGTACGCATTTCGGCGGCGACCCTTCCGTGGTGGGCCGCAGCCTCTCACTGGATGGCAACCCGGCCGAAGTCATCGGCGTGTTACCTGCCAGCTTCCACACGGCTCACGGCACCGAGGTGTTCCGCCCCTTCCGGTGGAGCGTGGCACGCAGCCAAAGCCACCAGGGCAACTTTCTCCGCGTGGTGGCGCGGCTCCAGGACGGCGCCACCCTGGCACAAGGCCAGGCAGCCATGGATCAGGTGACGGCGCGCATCAAGGTGCTGTTCGCGGGCGAGGCACCCCGGGACATCCTGGATCAGATCCGCTACGGCTTGAACCCGCTGGTGGACGATGTGCTGGGCCAGGGCCTGCGGGTGCTGCGCCTTCTGCGCTGGGCCACCCTGCTGGTGCTGCTGCTGGCGGCCTACAACGCCGCGGCGCTGCTGCTGGCGCGGAGCCTGGGGCGTCGCACGGAGATGGCCGTGCGCAGCGCCCTGGGCGCGGATCCCGCCCAGCTGCGGCGCCAGCTCCTGGCCGAAGGCGCCGTGCTGGGCCTCCTGGGCGCCGGGGCCGGTCTGGCGCTGGCCTGGTTCTGCCTGCCGCCCACGAGCCAGGCCCTGGCCTGGGCGTTTCCCGAGCTGAGCTGGGAAGGCTTGTCCCTGGATGGTGCGGTGGTGGTGGCCTCGCTGGCGCTGGGGCCTGTGCTGGGCGCCCTCTGCGCTCTGGTGGGCCAGCCGGGCGCCAGCCTGTCCGAGCTCCTGCGCAGCGCGGGCCGCCAGCCGGGCCTCGCGGGCCCCGGACGGGCCCGGCGCTGGCTGGTGTCAGCCCAGCTGCTGGTGGGCGCCAGCCTCCTGCTGGGGGCCTTCTCCCTGCAGCACAGCCTGGGCCGCCTGCTCAGCACGGACCTGGGCCTGGACCGGGCCCAGGTGTGGACCTTCCGCCTCCAGTCCCGCGTGAAGCTCGACGAACGCACACGCCTGGCTCAGGCCCTCGCGGAGCGCCTGGCGGCCCTGCCCGGTGTGGTGGCGGCCGGTGCCAGCAACGGCCTGCCCATGAGCGGCTTTCGCAGCGACTTGAATCTGCCTGCGGAGGATGGCCGCCGGGTGGATCCCCAGGCACGGGCCCTCACGCCGGGCCTGGTGAAGGCCCTGGGCCTGCGCCTGCTGCGGGGCCGGGATGTGGCCAGCACCGACACGGCCACCTCCGAGAAGGTGGTGCTGGTGACCCGGGCCCTGGCCCTGGAGGCGTTCCACACCGACGAGGTGGTGGGTCGCCGGTTGGTGGTGGATGACGAACCCCGCACCGTGGTGGGCGTGCTGGCTGACGTGCGGGAGTTCGGCCCCGCCCAGGCGCCGCCGCCCCTCTTCTACCTGCCCATGGCCCAGTCTGGTGCCGTCTGGCACGAGGACCTCTGTCTGGCCTTCCGCGTGGCGGGCCCCGCACCCAGCCCGGGCCAGATTCAGGCGGTGCTGAAGGAGGCGGCGCCGGGGTTGGCCCTGGCCAATTACCAGCCCATGGACGCCCTGCTGCAGTCCCAGCTGGGGCCCCAGCGCATGGCCCGGGCCTTCATGGCCGCCTTCGCGGCCCTGGCCCTGGTGCTGGCCGCCGGCGGCGTGTTCGGCATCATGGCCGCCGCTGTGGCGGCGCGCCGCACCGAGTTCGGCGTGCGCTCGGCCCTGGGCGCCACGCCCCTGGCCATCCTGGGCCAGGTGCTGCGCGAGACGCTGAAGCTGGCCCTGGTGGCGAGTGTGACCGGTTGGTTGCTGGGCCTGGGGCTGGAGCGCCTGGGCCGTGCGACCCTCGGCGCGTTGCCCGAGCCGCCCCTCTATCTGGGCCTCTTCGTGGTGTTCGCCCTCGCCGTTGCTGCCCTTCTGGCTGCCCTCCTGCCCGCCCTGCGGGCCGCCCGCATCCCTCCGGCCGAAGCCCTTCGCCAGGACTGA